The sequence ATCACAGAACCATACTGAGTAACTTTAACCATGTTGGCTACCATTATTTTAAATGCTAAAGCCTTTAGCAATGCTGACTTCTCTAGTTTTTAGGATCTTAAAATAATTATCGGTCAATTGTATGATATCTTGCATTTACCATTACAATCAGTTACCGATGCGAAAGATATTTAGAAATTTAAGGTATAACATGGCCATTGATAATCTCCCCCCATTGCGTGACGTTATCGAGACATTCGGTCTATCCGCCAAAAAATCACTTGGCCAAAATTTTTTATTTGATCTTAATCTAACCACAAAAATTGCTAAGCAAGCTGGCGATTTACAAGATAAGCCGGTTTTAGAAATTGGCCCCGGTCCCGGTGGATTAACACGTGCGTTATTAGCGCAAGGCGCAATTGTAACCGCAATTGAACGTGATGAGCGTTGTCTTGCGGCATTGGACGAGATTTCACGCGCATACCCAAATCGTTTAAATATTATTCATGGTGATGCGTTAGAAGTCAAATATACTGAACTATATTCAAATATTGAGGAAAAACCACGCATCATTGCGAATCTACCCTATAATGTGGGTACGCAATTATTGATCAATTGGTTATTAACTGAACCATGGCCACCTTTCTATCACTCTCTTACCTTGATGTTTCAAAAAGAAGTAGCACAACGTATTGTAGCCAAAGCAAATGATGATCACTATGGACGACTTGGCGTTCTAGCTGGCTGGCGCACACAAGCACGCATAGCTTTTGACGTACCACCTCAGGCTTTTACTCCTCCTCCCAAGGTAACATCGTCTATCGTTCACCTTATACCTAGAGATAAGCCATTAACTGTCAACGTTGCAAAGCTAGAACAGGTGACACTTGCGGCCTTTGGCCAAAGACGCAAAATGTTACGCCAAAGTCTTAAAAGTCTTGGTGGTGAGCAACTGCTAAATGAGGCTAGCATCGACCCTACTCGGAGGGCGGAAACCTTAGACATTGAGGACTTTGTCAAACTAGCAAATTTAATATAGCCTTCTTAACACAAGCTACATTAATAAATAGTTGTA comes from Bartonella sp. HY038 and encodes:
- the rsmA gene encoding 16S rRNA (adenine(1518)-N(6)/adenine(1519)-N(6))-dimethyltransferase RsmA, producing the protein MAIDNLPPLRDVIETFGLSAKKSLGQNFLFDLNLTTKIAKQAGDLQDKPVLEIGPGPGGLTRALLAQGAIVTAIERDERCLAALDEISRAYPNRLNIIHGDALEVKYTELYSNIEEKPRIIANLPYNVGTQLLINWLLTEPWPPFYHSLTLMFQKEVAQRIVAKANDDHYGRLGVLAGWRTQARIAFDVPPQAFTPPPKVTSSIVHLIPRDKPLTVNVAKLEQVTLAAFGQRRKMLRQSLKSLGGEQLLNEASIDPTRRAETLDIEDFVKLANLI